A stretch of DNA from Coccidioides posadasii str. Silveira chromosome 1, complete sequence:
GTTTCCATTGTTACCATCACCGATGTGCAACGGACCGCCCGGGCTAATTGGAATGCAGCGCTTACTTGAAAGCCAATTAGCAACTATGACCAGCTCCGCTACCCTCCTTCGCAGAGAGATTAAACGAGAGGAAACAGAACTTGCAAGAGAGACCGCAAAATTGGAGGAGCTCGAGAGGAATGCCAAGGCTGCGAAGGCACAGAGCAAAAAGCAATCGAAAAATGTATGTTGGACGTGATTTAGGCGTCACTTTCCTCCCCCTTCCCTTTTCGTACGACAGTTTTGGCTGATGTCTTGATAAGGTGCATCCGGTCCTCCGACGTCTCGAACGGCTTCCCCCACAAATAGAGGATCCTGTGGATTTCATCGTGACCGGTGGCCAAGATAAACCTGGGTTGTTATGCGATGTGTGTGCACCACCAGTTTTGATCTTGCATGATCGATGGCTAATCAAGATTTACAGATGGATGCAGATCCGGACGTCCTATCTTTGGTGAAACAACTGCGGAATCATCTCGAATCTATGAAGACCAATGCTAACCAAGTTGCTGGCATTCGGGAGGCTATTACACGGGCTCAATCCGCGTTGAATATGCTTCCGTTGGGGTGAAATTCGATGCAGTCGGAAATACTCCAAACCGGCCACACCCTCATCTATTTACTATTTCTCCATTGATAAATAGCCACCTGATTTTCTCAACCAGTTCAACGTAGAGGCTGATCATGGAGAAACTGTGTAACGCAAACATTCAGGTCCTCCCGATGTATCGAAGCGGTGGACATTCCATCGATACTTGCTTGAAGGGCGGTGCgatatgtatgtacgtatgTATTGTTGAGTGTTGGCGGTCGCACAGGGTCCTCTTGGCCGGCGGCACTCGCAGGACATAGGGCTTGGCAGCATGAATGGCCAGGCCAATTGCCGATTCGTGGCTAGGAAAAACGGGCAAAAAGACCCTGGAGATCTGTGCCGTATTCCGCTGCAAATCCAGGCCTTGTGAGCCCAGAGAATCGTAGATCTTGGACGAGTACTCAACTTGGCATGACTTTGACAGGAATGGTGTTAGTTAGGGTATCGCAGCAGAGCATCATCTGCTCCACACTTgcattaactagttagtgtTGAAATTTTATCCTCGGAACTCGTCCTCGCTAGAATGGGGTGTtgaattattattataaccttttttttttttttttcccgttCAAATTGCGACTCGCACCCCCTGTAGCAGCGACAGAATATTGTGAGCCCGGAGGCAGGAGAAGTAGACAATCACTTCTGAACGAACAAAACCCACGCCCAAGCTTTCGTAGGGCGGGAGGCGAGGTTCCAGAAACCACAGCTTGGGTGGGGGGTCCACCGAGCGCAAAGGTAGGTTAGTTACTCGGCTTGCTCTTTTTAAATGACCGCCAAGTCGCAATTTCTCCGGAGCGATCAAAACTCGCATCGCCCCGTTATGAATCCAGCCCATGACATCCGGGGCGATTGATTGCTTTCTTATCGTCGTCGTACCGGATATGAGTTCGTCACCGATCCAGCCCCGGAACCTTGTGTGATACAAAGAACAAACGAGAACCCGAATTCTCCATCAACGGACGGAAGGGTGGAACACTGGCCTAGCCACTCTCATGGGCATAATGGCGGAGACGGCTATGACTAAGGCTGGCGAAGCAAGACAGCCGAATAACGGGGTCTCCGGCGGCGTGACTCGTTCCACCTTGACGGAAGACGATGCCGTAAAGGCCAAGGAGTCGGCGGCTGCAAAAGGTAGCCAGGCATCCTCAGCACCTGCAGAGGGGGCAACGGTACCTGCAAGTGCCAGCCCAAAGAAGCGGCGCAAGGTGAATCATGGTGAGCTATGAATGGTTTCCTTTTATCCTCAACGCAGTGATCGACACAATGGGATGTGACATACGCATCCTggtttctctttctttttcccactTGCTCCATGTCCCTGGATTTTCTCAACCCCCATTTGCAGGCCTCGATAATACACCATTTGCTAATCAGTGACTAATTTCCTGCAGCATGTGTCTATTGCCGGCGCTCGGTGAGCTACAAtaactttttcttcttcttactTGGAGGACCCTGAATGGCTCGTGCCCTGGCAGTTGCGCATAAGTGCGCACACGTCTACGGCCACACTGGAATATatacatttttttttttcttcccctaAGCTGATCAAAGAGGACTGGCTAACTTTGTCTTGATGTCGGACAGCATATGACT
This window harbors:
- a CDS encoding uncharacterized protein (EggNog:ENOG410PSNI~COG:S~BUSCO:12902at33183), whose product is MPPKRKLRHDVSSKDADDAESGPNKIARLVPRTRHVSEKTVKSKWTTLPEPVQDRIKDLFQAVEFPVLTRQREGRKRVEAQSALNAVRKNLGKRLPRMPFPPGTKENSFNYESALNENRLLESQLATMTSSATLLRREIKREETELARETAKLEELERNAKAAKAQSKKQSKNVHPVLRRLERLPPQIEDPVDFIVTGGQDKPGLLCDMDADPDVLSLVKQLRNHLESMKTNANQVAGIREAITRAQSALNMLPLG